In Gossypium arboreum isolate Shixiya-1 chromosome 3, ASM2569848v2, whole genome shotgun sequence, the sequence CTTTGGTCTCTATCGTGTACTCAAACGAGTGGGAACCGTAGCTTACAAGTTGGACCTACCGGATTCAATACGCATTCATGCCGTATTTCATGTCTCTCAGCTGAAACCATGTAAGGGACAACCACTTCAGTAGATTACTCTGCTTCCATTGTTAATCGATGCAGGGGAACCTCAGTCCGTCAATCCGATGCCAAACCTTGAGGACAAGGTTCCCACACTTGGAGGGGATGATGTTATGGACGAGCAAAAACATGAAGGAATCCACATCAACACCAATGAGCTGGAGAACCAGGACCCACCAGTGAGTAGCATTGCACCAGCCGCTGAACGCAGAGGAATTTGAGAGAAGAGACAACCTAAAGCACTAACGGATTTTGTCTTGTTCTGAATGGTTAATAGACTATAAATAATGGTgtcatcaattatgaaaaggcatgtaaaaaccttggaatattttTCCTTTCTCTAAATCTATCAACTACCTTCTCCTCCTGCATTATTATTCTTTTTCCACGCACAATTGTTCATAACAGAATCTTGGCTTGCCAAAaaatccaatatatatatattaacccaacataGGTTAATCATGTAATCATCTCTTCAAAATCAACCAAGTTAGCAAGAATGTAATAATCGTACTATGttgaaaaattatataattataattataacaaACTCACCAAAGTTATAAcataaccaaaaattaaaaaatggaGTCCTAAAACTTgaagggaaaaaggaaaaaaccATTGAGTAAAAGTGTTCTGCTAAAAGTGTTCAAGGCAAAAACCATAGATTCATCCTTAAATTAGGGTTTGTCATTGTCTGAAGGAAAAAAAAAGGCAGGTAAATAAACATAATTAAAGATGGGTTTGCAACCAAATGGATGATCAAAcatgaaaagaagaaaaaatgggTGTAGAAGAGAAGAAGCTCACCGGTGAAAGGAAATAGGGAACCAAAAAGGCTTATCAAGATTATCGAGTTCATCATTATCTGAATTTAAATTAAGATCATCAACATCTCTTTCTTCCATATACTTTACAAAGTGTGGATcatataaatttcaaatttcccCTATGATTGATGTTATGAAATACGCAGCATGCTTGTACAATCAaacatttttttatgttatactAAGATGATAttgttaatataataaatatattttataacaaTAAATGCATTCTTTGCCACATTTTTAGCTATCTATGGTACTTGCGTATGGCATCATTCTCTCAAATGGTACAATACCCCTTATGATGcaagaaattttttttatttgcatATTAGCATTAACCTTATATATTTGGTTTCACGGTCTAAATAatctataaatttaataataaaagctTAACTTAGATAATAAGTTATGTTAGGTTAAATCActtttataatatgtaaattaagtaaaaataatttaaaatctataatATATTACCTTTATCTTAGGGTTAGAGAGTCGATAAGTGTTGTATAGGGtatgtaaaatattaaaaataaatatttaaaatattaaaactagTTAGAATTTAGAAGTtggttagaaaaataaaataataaaattcgaAATTCCTTGTGAAAGTAGGACCTAATCACCTCCCTATACTTTCAATCCATTTCCTGATTCCTATGTACTAAAAATGGGTATTTCGTATCTATTTCCTTACTTGAGTCAAATGCTTTTAATTGCTCATAATTACCACTACAAACTAATCACCTCATCAAAATTATACAGCACGATTGTCCCCTTTCCCTTCTAATTTTCTTTATTGCTCGCTAGGTACATTTTTGTTGCATGGAATTAGAGTAAAAATAAATGTCATAATTCACTCAACTAATCTATTTTTAAGCTTTTCTATTTTCATATTCTTGTACATTATAGTTCTTTTGCATGTTGAGCAACATATCCCTATTTGCATGTCTTTAATCTCAATAAGGAATCAACTATTATACAACTGCTGAAGTTAGATTTAGAATATTTCGATAATCGTGAGAAATGAGGTAATGAGAatgtgcatgtttaggattgaCTTTGGCTAGGAAATTTTTGGTCTTTATGTAGTCAAATTTGACTCACCTCCCTTTCTTGGGACCTAACCTGGTGTATAGTTCGCATTCATTTCTTCGGTATTTCCCTTAAAAGAAAAACTATGGAGAATcaaaattatttgttttaaaattgatTGATTCTTGTGAATGAATATTATTGTCATAGCATGCCATGCATATATTAAAAGTTTGTCATTTAGATTAGGTAAGAATGTCACTAGGACTATTGTATGATCATTCTTCAAATTTGGGATTAAAAACCTtgcttgtttttaaaatattgagtgggaTAATGTCTTTTAAAAAGACTTACGGCCTCTATTGATGGTCCCTAATTGATAGCATGATAAAGTTTTGAGCCAGTTCCTACCCAGGCCGCACCCCAAGGTAAATTTTTTCATGTGGGTTCACTAGATGGGATTTCCTTTTAAGGACAACTAATCATGCATGACTTTCAGAGAGATTGTCCCAAGATGACTCACAAATGAAAGCATGTTCATGATGGGTGTTGAGCCAATGGTTACACACTCAAGATCATCTCTTATTAAATAGTTTCCGAAGAAACGATATTTTAGCTAGAGATGATGGCCAAATGTTAAACTGTCGTTACTTCATGTGGAGTCTTGAGAATTAAGATTCACAAACTGATTGGATGTAATCCATGTTCTTGCTAGTTAATCATGATACCCAGTGCGACATGGTTGATGGGTGTGAGAATGATCGTAgcaatagaaaaatattttttaaggtTTTAATACAAGACGCATGCATCATACTGCATTCTTGATATGttgctaaaatgaaaaatattttcttaataaaaagatagtaattagtgAAATCTTTATTTTTTTCAGTTCAAATATGTCTCCTACTCCTCTTATTAGCATTCTTACTGAGAATAAATTAAATGGGGATAACTTTCAAGAATGGAAGCAAAACTTTCTGATAGTTCTTAGTCGTGATAAACAAAAATTCGTTCTTAACGAAAAATGCCCAACTGAAGCTTAGCCTAAAGCGAGAAATCGTTGGAGAGATTCTGACTCGATTGCTTGACGTTATATGTTAGCAAGCATGAGTAGTGTGTTGCAAAAGCAACACGAGAATTTTCGTACTGCGAAGGAGATCATAACAAATTTGGAGGATTTGCTCGGAGGCCAAGTCGCATTAGCTCGACAATTGCATTGGCCCTATAAGGCTCCCTTAGAGGTCACACCTCGGGGATTAAATTGGACGTATCAATATTAAAGTCTTAATTTAGAATTGTAACTACTGCTAGATTTGAAAAGGTAgtaaatttgaaagaatttattTCTCGGATGATGTGGATTATAGCtgaagtatttatttttgtaatttgacagtgtcaaattataaataaatccGTTTAGAGTTTTTGTTAAATTATTCGGGTTATGGTATTTGGTACCAGACCCGATGATTAGGTCGGGTATAGAGTATTACAAAAATACCTAACCATTGAAGACAAATAGTGGCGGAGCCACGTTGATGCTTATGGGGTCAATTGACCccacaaaaaattaaaaaataaatattatttgtaatattttttacaatttcttatatatttaatgtattaattcacataaaaatttaaaaaggatcccacaaaaaattgaaaaaggcccacaatttttttaaaaaagagttattttataaaataaatgatttaatataaaaaaaaacatcTCTCTCTGAGCTACTAAAACCCaacaatttcttttattttcttcccatattcatcacttttttctcgattttttttttattctcttAGTCTCTAGAATTTTTACAAGATAGTTTTCAATCTTTCAATACTTTCATGTTGCTCTTCAAATTTGGTAACaactcatctttttcttttcatgTTTTATTGATTAATATCTAAAAATTAATATTGTGACTTTCTTATGATAGATTAAATTTTTATGCAagatttagtttttttattatttattgaatgattttgagattatttattttatatgagaTTCCTAACATCATGAATGTGTAATAGTTTTTGGAGGATGATTAATACAAATCCTTAAAGAAATTAGGATTGATTAATACAAACCCTTGAAGTAGCGTTTGGAAACTAGGTTTTCGAATTtggatttaaaaataatttagaaatGTAACATTCATAATCATTTCTCATAAACATAGATTTGCTAGAGGCCTATTTATTAAGACAAATCCacgtttttatatttttctaatataTATTGGATTAATTTTCAACTAATTTGACTATAATATATGCATCTTATTCTTActatttatataataattaaaatctaAATTCAAGTTCGAGCATAAAAAATTAGGATTGATTAaaaatttagtatttttatttatttagaatGTATTGTTGCTATTATAATTATTGTAAATTTTGTGTTTGAAAATCCGGTATGTTGTATTCTCATGACACTAAAAAGTATTTAAGTAatgtttattttatgaaaaaattactaGTGATATGTTGActtcatgaaaaattttatatattgaaGGCTTAAATAAATTTGTTCTAAATGTTTAACatgaatagaaaatattttaaaaatctacTAAAATTATgcattaatttatataaattttttatttgtttaaaagTTTTGACCCCCAATCTAAAATTCCTAGTTACTGAAGATAAGGGGAGAGGTAGATGACACACTTGGTCGTATGTTTTTCAAAGAATAATTTAGATAAGATGAAGATGTTGAATAATATAGTTAGTTGGTTGGatgtgttttaaaaataaaaaataaaaagaatggaGGAGGGTCTAATCCCCTAAGTAGCATGCTCAAAACACAGTGCTTGGGGGATCCAACCCTCCCTGCTATTTTGAGAAATGATATAAAATGGGATATTCGTTAAAAGAAACCCTGAATTTTGAATATTCGTATTGCTAAATAAGGAATGATTCGGGCTTTTTAGAAAATGTTGTAATACTTGCGGTATCTTCTCCATACTTGCTATAAAACAAAATGTGGGATTTTtttctcatattcttccatttttAATGAGTCGGGCTTTTTAGCAAAATGTTGTAATACTTGCGGTATCTTCTCCTACTTGTTGTAAAACAAAATGTCGGATTTtctctcatattcttccatttttCTCTTTCACTGTTAGTGAGTAAAAATATCATGAGTGCTGGTTTGCTAGGAATTGAATCCTTTTTTATGTACTACTCAATCATGTCGAATAAATCGTAATAATCAAGGAATATACCTCAAAACTCTAAAAGTCTGTTTAATGAAGGTCAACTTGCCACGTGGTGTTTCTATCTTTGAAATTCTAACGTATAAAATAGAAAtagtatatatttatatgtaaaggaTTAGCACGAAATAAGGGGTCATTTAGTGAGGTGGCTAAGATAAGAACCACAATCTTCTTCTTATTTTACTTGTTCCCATCCCTTGGTCTACCTTTCTTTCctttaaaaaatttataccaTACTTATCCTACTCTACCACTTTTCCCACTACTACGTGTCGCTCTTTTAACTCCTTTCCATACCACCTTTGCATGACTCATTCCCCAATTGTTTTTATATTCACTCTCCTCACTCCAgtataaaatcaaattaaattaatccatttatttaataaattagtatactattataaataaataaaaaacattttCTTTGCAGTTAAACATTTTAGAGTTTGCGTTagttatataaaaaaaaagtgatAAATTATTGGATATATACAAAGTGCAAGTATCTCATTGGATAATTATCCCAAAGGAATACAAGACTTTTCGTTATTTGATTGGGTAAGGTAGAAAGAAGGCAGGCAGGCAGAAGAGCGTGTAATGAAGGAATTGTGTAGATAGAGCGGCACGTGTTGTCCACGTTCTCACCGGTTGTGGCAGTTGATCTTCTTACGATGTTTAAATGCCTTCAAAGTCAAGGCATCACCCAATCACACTCCATTTTCCCGCACAATAATACGACAAGAATACTGCAACCATAAAAGGCGTAGCCCTCTCCTTGCAAACATTTCAAACACCCTTCTTTTCCTATGCCCCTCTTCACCCTtaaaccatctttcttttcaaatcccctttttcttctttttgaatAGAATGGAAACAAAAACCAGCTCTGACCTTCCTCCAGGTTTCAGATTCCACCCTACAGATGAAGAATTGATCACCTTCTACCTTAAAAACCAGGCCAAATCAAAGCCATGCCCTGTTTCAATTATCCCAGAGGTTGATATCTACAAATTTGATCCATGGCAATTGCCTGGTTAgtctatttataaatttatttcccCTTATTTTATTATGCTATGCTGCTGAGTACTGACTAtactgtttttattttttttatttattttttgcatATGATGTTGAAGATAAAGCAGAGTTTGGTGAAAAGGAATGGTACTTCTTTAGCCCTCGAGATAGGAAGTACCCGAATGGGGTTCGACCGAATAGGGCGACGGTGTCAGGGTATTGGAAGGCTACGGGCACGGACAAAGCCATTTATAGTGGTTCCAAATATGTTGGAGTGAAGAAAGCTCTTGTGTTCTACAAGGGCAAGCCACCAAAGGGACTCAAGACTGACTGGATTATGCATGAATATCGGTTAAATGATTCACGTAAACAAATCACCAAGCAAAATGGATCCATGAGAGTAAGTTTGTCTTCTTTTTGGTCATTAATAATATTTCCAAGTATTGTTGTGATGATAGAAGTAAACTGAGTGGAAACAGGGCTTGTTTTACAATTTCAGCTGGATGATTGGGTCCTCTGCAGAATCTACAAGAAGAAGAACCCAGGGGGAAGAGGTTTGGATCAACAAGTGGAAGAATCAAATGCCCCAATTCACATGACACAGTGTTCCAATGATGCTAGTGAAACCCAACAAATGTTGAAATTCCCAAGGACAAATAGTTCGGTTCCTCAACTACTGGAATTGGATTACATGGGTCCAATTTCCCAACTTTTGGGTGAAAATACATACAATTCCAGCTTTGACTATTTCCCTAACACCATAGACAGTAATACCACAGGTGACCATGTTGAGAAACTTCAGCTACAAGAAATACCTTACCAATACACTGATTCAGGGAAGCTTCAAGTGAATGAGAGTGGGTTCTTAAACCAGCAAGTATATATGAATCCCATGCTGTATCAATTTCAGTAATAGATCTCCACTGAACTGTTTTCACCTTGACAAAATTTTGGATTGGTCTATTCACAAGAAAAAAGAAATGTGTGTGTAAAAACTGTTAGCTGATAGATTAgatatttttaaatgattaattttgtaATATGATTTGCTTGAAATTTGCAAAAAGACAAAAACGATGATGATCAAATTGAAAGCcaattctatttttattaaatGGATATTGATTGATTATGATCAAAACCATAAACAGTCTTACAAATCAGATGATTATGGCtacatgttttatttttaatacaaCCCATTCCTTTAACCTAACTCTGTTCGTACGAATCCCTGGGTTATTTGCTTTCTATTATAGACTGAAATAAGGCTTCACCAACAgaacaaacaaaacaaaaacaagtgCAATTAAATTTATGTGGAAAGTATTATTATTTGGTTCCCGGTTAAAGGAATTACAAATTCCATAATACTTATATAATACTTATTTAATGACAAGAGAATTATGTTGTAGGCATTAGAATCTGAGTTTGATCTAAAGCAACTTCATTCTTCTCctctaattataaaaaaaaaaataaacaaatggccatataaaataaataaatctcatcgttacttgaaaatttttcttcaaagttAAACATAAAATCTTAAATATATCATATTAATCCCTATTTGAACGTGTAGAATGTTGTTTATTATAATGTTTATCGTTTACAAAAATAGCAAGTTTATTTGGAATGTAAGCATAGATGACGCTAATGATGATGCGAAGAAAGAAGATATTTAATGAGTAacaattttgatatttaattattGGTTAGAGATGGATAGGTACAGACCAGAGGAGATGACAAAATATTGGAACAAGATTGGCATGACCGTTGGTAGAAACTATTGGCAGACTTTTGGGATAGCTGGCTTGCTTTGCATCACTTACTTATccaaaacaaaacaattaaatgGGGGAGTTGGTGGCTGGGGGTGGTCAAAGATGCGTCTAGAATTGCTCTGTATATAAAAATGCAAGGGCTAAATTTGTCCTTGTGCTGCACTTGATGCTGATATTTGCAATGAATAGGTTATTCAGCCGTCATACTCAAGAATGGAATCTGAGGACTCTGCT encodes:
- the LOC108482098 gene encoding NAC domain-containing protein 2-like isoform X1, whose product is METKTSSDLPPGFRFHPTDEELITFYLKNQAKSKPCPVSIIPEVDIYKFDPWQLPDKAEFGEKEWYFFSPRDRKYPNGVRPNRATVSGYWKATGTDKAIYSGSKYVGVKKALVFYKGKPPKGLKTDWIMHEYRLNDSRKQITKQNGSMRLDDWVLCRIYKKKNPGGRGLDQQVEESNAPIHMTQCSNDASETQQMLKFPRTNSSVPQLLELDYMGPISQLLGENTYNSSFDYFPNTIDSNTTGDHVEKLQLQEIPYQYTDSGKLQVNESGFLNQQVYMNPMLYQFQ
- the LOC108482098 gene encoding NAC domain-containing protein 2-like isoform X2; this translates as MPCFNYPRDKAEFGEKEWYFFSPRDRKYPNGVRPNRATVSGYWKATGTDKAIYSGSKYVGVKKALVFYKGKPPKGLKTDWIMHEYRLNDSRKQITKQNGSMRLDDWVLCRIYKKKNPGGRGLDQQVEESNAPIHMTQCSNDASETQQMLKFPRTNSSVPQLLELDYMGPISQLLGENTYNSSFDYFPNTIDSNTTGDHVEKLQLQEIPYQYTDSGKLQVNESGFLNQQVYMNPMLYQFQ